In Halalkalibaculum roseum, a single window of DNA contains:
- the purF gene encoding amidophosphoribosyltransferase → MIDKPRDYCGIFGVYDHPDAALLTYYGLHSLQHRGQESAGIVTSSYDEEKGRWTMPAHKDFGLVLSVFDDQNIFKNELVGNSAIGHNRYSTTGSSKNPANIQPFRVHYRNGNIAIGHNGNLANAKQLRDRFRQEGVLFQSTSDTELILHLISHSQKDTQIEQILEALEQIEGAYSLVMLTDDKLIAVRDPNGFRPLALGKIDGSYCVASETCAFDIINAEYIRDVEPGEVLVIDQKATDSKEPTSYKLEPEYGTGSSQCIFEYVYFSRPDSKIFGENVDKVRRNLGKYLAKEHPIKEVIQKAPADKKPIVISVPDSSNTAALGYVHENQKLGFECKFEIGLIRNHYVGRTFISPGQKSREQKVRTKFNTVKGVIEGRSVIIVDDSIVRGTTSRYLVDMIRKANPREVHFLVSSPPIISPCYYGMDFPNPEELMANRFNRDISKMAEEIGVDSLRYLSADGLVNAVKEANPFDKDYCTACFTEKYPVPVNFGIAKEENEII, encoded by the coding sequence ATGATTGACAAACCTCGCGATTATTGCGGCATTTTCGGCGTTTATGATCATCCGGATGCTGCATTGCTGACCTACTACGGTTTGCACTCTCTACAACACCGCGGCCAGGAATCGGCAGGAATCGTCACCTCCAGTTACGATGAAGAGAAAGGGCGCTGGACGATGCCGGCACATAAGGATTTTGGGTTGGTTCTAAGTGTATTTGACGATCAGAACATTTTTAAAAATGAGCTGGTCGGAAACTCCGCTATCGGACATAACCGCTACTCCACGACCGGATCATCCAAAAACCCTGCAAATATTCAACCTTTTAGGGTGCACTATCGCAACGGCAATATTGCTATCGGACACAATGGTAACCTTGCCAATGCCAAACAGCTTAGAGACCGGTTCAGGCAGGAGGGAGTGCTGTTTCAGAGTACTTCAGATACCGAGCTGATATTACATCTCATTTCGCACAGCCAGAAAGATACCCAGATCGAGCAGATTCTGGAAGCCCTTGAACAGATCGAAGGGGCCTACAGCTTGGTCATGCTTACCGACGATAAGTTAATTGCGGTACGTGATCCCAATGGATTCCGTCCCCTTGCTCTCGGAAAGATTGATGGAAGTTACTGCGTGGCTAGTGAAACCTGTGCTTTCGACATTATCAATGCGGAATATATACGGGATGTAGAGCCCGGAGAGGTACTGGTTATTGACCAAAAAGCGACTGACAGTAAAGAACCGACTTCCTATAAGCTTGAACCGGAATATGGAACGGGGTCCAGTCAATGCATTTTTGAATATGTATATTTTTCACGGCCTGACAGCAAGATCTTTGGAGAAAATGTGGACAAAGTCAGGCGCAATCTTGGCAAGTATCTGGCCAAGGAGCATCCCATTAAAGAGGTAATTCAAAAAGCACCGGCTGATAAGAAGCCTATTGTTATATCGGTGCCTGACTCAAGTAATACCGCAGCTCTCGGGTATGTACATGAAAATCAGAAGCTTGGATTCGAGTGCAAATTTGAAATCGGACTGATTCGTAATCACTATGTGGGCAGGACATTTATCTCACCCGGTCAAAAATCCAGAGAGCAGAAAGTTCGCACCAAATTCAATACGGTTAAAGGAGTCATAGAAGGGCGTTCAGTGATTATTGTGGATGATTCTATCGTTAGAGGTACCACCTCGCGTTACCTGGTGGATATGATTCGTAAAGCAAATCCGCGGGAGGTACACTTCCTGGTGAGCTCGCCGCCTATCATCAGCCCCTGTTACTACGGCATGGATTTCCCGAATCCGGAAGAGCTGATGGCCAATCGGTTCAATCGTGATATATCCAAAATGGCAGAGGAAATCGGGGTAGACAGCCTGCGCTATTTATCGGCAGATGGACTGGTTAATGCCGTTAAAGAGGCGAACCCCTTTGACAAAGATTATTGTACGGCCTGTTTTACGGAAAAATATCCGGTGCCCGTGAACTTCGGCATTGCTAAAGAAGAGAATGAGATTATTTGA
- the yihA gene encoding ribosome biogenesis GTP-binding protein YihA/YsxC: MEFKKAEFVTGAPTLSQCPPPELPEVTFAGRSNVGKSSLINAMMNHGNLARTSNTPGKTQQMNYYKIDDEVYFVDLPGFGYAKVSKKERERWGRDIRDYLLKRSTLRLIVHVVDIRHKPSQLDEDFFYWMGTNRMPFCVVLSKADKLNRNKQNQSKFRLERILDEMNIQVPIVIVSSEKRNGIEEIQDLINEFVNY, from the coding sequence ATGGAGTTTAAGAAGGCTGAATTTGTAACCGGTGCACCGACCTTGAGCCAGTGTCCGCCTCCGGAATTACCGGAAGTGACGTTCGCAGGTCGATCGAATGTAGGCAAATCCTCCCTGATCAATGCGATGATGAATCATGGAAATCTTGCCAGAACAAGTAATACGCCGGGCAAAACCCAGCAGATGAACTATTACAAGATAGACGATGAAGTTTATTTTGTAGACCTGCCGGGATTCGGCTATGCCAAGGTATCCAAGAAAGAGAGGGAGCGATGGGGACGTGACATACGGGATTACCTGCTCAAAAGAAGCACCTTAAGGCTGATCGTGCACGTGGTTGATATCCGTCACAAGCCATCTCAGCTCGACGAAGACTTTTTTTACTGGATGGGGACCAATCGGATGCCTTTTTGCGTAGTGCTCTCAAAAGCTGATAAGTTGAACAGAAACAAACAGAATCAGTCCAAATTTCGACTGGAACGCATATTGGACGAAATGAATATACAGGTTCCCATCGTCATTGTCTCTTCAGAGAAACGCAATGGTATTGAAGAGATTCAGGATCTAATCAATGAATTCGTTAATTATTAA